The genomic DNA CGTGAGTTTCACCTTGTCCTTGTACGTCTCGCCCGTGCATACGAGACCGGAGTTGGACCACGCGATAACCCCGTCGGGGTTCGACGGCTTTCTCCACTTGATCTCTTCGACCATGTCGGGTGCGGCTTGCATGACGAGGCCGCGCACCCTCGCTAGCGTTTCGCTCCGCCAGCCGCCCGGTACCCGGAGCCTCGCCTGGATCTCTTTGGACGCGCCGCTGCGCTCTGACGACGCGGCGGATTTTTTCGCCAAGGACTTTTTTTCTGGCATCGCGTTTTCTCCAGGGATTGATTGAAAACCGCGCCGGTCACGACCGCGGCCGCGCCCCGCATTTTGGTTTTCATAAGCGCGTGGCCGCGCGATGTCGAGAGGGGGACCGTTGTCGCCGCGCGCCGGCCTCGCCTTGTTGTTCGATCACGACCGATGTGTTAGCAAGCCCACGAATCCCGACAGGAGTGCGTGATGGCGAAGGTCTTGCTGGCGAGCGTGATGCGGCCGTTCGGCGGGCCGGGGGAGGGCGACTCCGTCGGCGCCGAGCTGTTTCACGCACAGGTCACGCGAGCGCAAGGTCCGTTCAGCCTTCGTCAGACGATCCGTGTGTGGTCGCTCGACTACATCGCGGAAAACATCCAGGCGCCCGCGGTGGTGATGCACTACCCGTCGCGGCGCGAGTTCATCCGCGAGCTGCGCGCCGGCGACTACACGCACGTCGCCATCAACTTCGTCGTCGCCACGTTCCACAAGGTGCGCGCGATGTCGCGCCTAATCCGGGAGCATGCGCCGGGCGCCAGGATTATCCTTGGCGGCTACGGCACCGTGCTGCCCGACGATATCCTCGCGCCGTTCGCCGATGCGATCTGCCGTGAAGAGGGCATCGGCTTCATGCGACGGCTGCTTGGCGAAAACCCCGGTGCGCCGATCAAAAATCCGCACGCGCCCGTCCCGGCGACGTCCGTGCTGTCGTATCAGCGCGCGGCGGTCGTGGGGCACGTCACGAGCGGGCTGGGCTGCCCGAACGGCTGCGACTTCTGCTGCACATCGCACTTTTTCGAGCGCCGCTACGTGCCGATCTGCGCCACGGGGCGCGACATCTACGACGCGCTCCTTTCGACGCAGTCCCGCGCCGAGGCCGACGGTGTGCCGATGGACTCGTTTGTTATCATCGACGAGGATTTCTTCCTGCAAAAAAGGCGCGCGCTCGATTTTCTGGCGCGCGTTCGGGAGGGCGGACACTCGTTTTCGCTGATGGGATTCGGCAGCGTGCGCGGGCTCTCGCAGTTCACCGCCCGCGAGATCGCCGAGATGGGTTTCGACCTCGTTTGGAACGCCTTCGAAGGCAAGCGCGCCGGATACGCGAAGCAGCAGGGCCTGCCGATCGCCGAGCTCTACCGCGACCTGCGCGAGGTCGGCTGCGCGACGCTCACGTCGATGATCATCGGCTTCCCGTATCAGGACGAGGCCGAGATCCGCGCGGAGTTTGACGACCTGATGGCGCTCGATCCGGCGATGGTGCAAATCCTCATCTACTTCGCGTTTCCCGGCACACCGTTTCACCGGCAGGTCGTTCAGGAAGAACGCTACCGCGCCTTGTATCGCGACGCGCCGGACCTGCGCCGGTGGGACGGCTTCTCGATGCACTTCCAGCACCCGCGCTTCGCCAATCCCGGCCGCGTCGAGGAGATCCAGCGCGAGCTTTATCGCGCGGACTTCGCGCGTCTCGGGCCGACGCCGCTGCGCCTCGCGAAGTCCTGGCTTGCCGGATACCGCAACCTGCGCGGCGATAAAAATCCGCTCCTCGCCGCGCGCGCCGAGCGCCTGCGCGACAAGGTCCGTACGACGCTCCCGCTCACGCGCGCGGTGGAGCTTTTCGGATCGCCCGCGGTGCGCGAGGAAGCGCGGCGGATGCGCGCGGACGTCATCGACGCCACCGGCGCGATGAGCGTCAAGGAGCGCATCACGATGGAGGCAACCCCGGCGATGTATCTCGCGACGCGCGCGCTGATGGCCGCGCGATTTCTGCAGCAGCCGGGGCTGTTGCGCGTGGAGCACCGAATGGAAAAGTCGGGAAGTCCGGAAGTCCGGAAGTCCGGAAGGTCATCGCAACGCGCCGCGACGGTATCGACGCCCCCCGGCCACCACACGCTCGACGCGCTGCGTTTGCAGGGCGGGCGATTTACCGGCCTTGCGTCCGCGCTCGCCGAGAGTCTCGCCGACAACGCCCGCAATCTGGCAACGCGCGTGCTTGGCCTGGATGCGGGCGGCCGCGACGAACACGCGATGGTGACGAACCGCGATTGCGAGTTGGGGCCGTCGCTCGAGCGCGCATCGTCTTTTCCGGCACGGACGTAGACCCTTCGCTTCGCTCAGGGTGACAACTTCGCGCCGTTGTCATGCCGATTGCTTGTCATGCCGAGTGCTTGTCATTCTGAGCGAAGCGAAGAATCTCGCCGGCCAACCACGGAGGCCCTTCGCTTCGCTCAGGGTGACAACCGCGAACGAGTCGCGCCTCGATCCTCGATCCTCCGTGCTCAATCCTCGATCCTCAATCCTCAATCCTCAATCGTCGTTTACGCTTCTCTCCCGTCACTTCTCGCCGTAGGCTCGCCGCATGACGGCCATCTACATCGACGCCGACGGCTGCCCGGTCAAGGACGAGATCTATCGCGCGTCGGCGAAGTACAAGCTGACGGTGTTTGTCGTCAGCAACAAATTCATGAACACGCCGCTCGATGAACGCATCCGCTCCGTGATCGTCGAACGCGGGCCGGACGTGGCGGACGACTGGATCGCCGAGCGCGCCGGGCCGGGCGACGTGGTGGTGACCGGCGACATCCCGCTTGCGGACCGGTGCCTGAAACGCGGCGCCCGCGTCATCGACACGCGCGGCCGCGAATTCACCGGCGACACCATCGGCGGTCAGATGGCCACGCGCGATCTCATGGATCACCTGCGCATGGCCGGCGCCATCACCGGTGGCCCGCCGCCCCTGGCGAAGAACGACCGCTCGAAGTTCTCATCGAAACTGCACGAGACGATTCAGGCGGCGCTGCGCGAATCGTTGTGAGCTGTTCGTCGTGACCTGTTGTAGGAACGCCCTTCCAGGGCGCGATTTAAGCAGGCGGGACCCGCCTTCGCCAAGGCTTCGGCGCGCCCGGCTGCCTGCGCTCCCAGGGCGTCAGCGAGCGTCCGGCGGCGCGACGCGGTGCAGGATCTCGCCCGGATAGCGGTTCGTGGTCAGGGCGGGGAGCATGTCGTCTTGTCCCTTGAGGTGGTAGCCGAAAAACGCGGTGATGTAGCTGTTCATGATGTCGAACGCGAGCGCCGGGTCGATGTAGTCGAACGCCTCGCCGTCGCCGCCGCGCTTGCCCTCGCCGCATCCGTCGCCGGCGCCGGCGATCGTGGGAAACAGAAAGCACGCGTTGCTGAACGTGTAGTGCCCGGCGTCCAGGATCTCGATATAAACGCCGTCGGACGGATTGGCGCCGCCGTCTGACACCGGATGCCATTCATCGACGGTCCGATCCTCGCCGCCGGACATCAGCATCAGCGCCGCGTCCGAATCGAAATCCGCCGGATCGACGGGAAGGGCCATGTCGACGACCGCCCGCGCGCGACCGTCGGCCTGCGCCCAATCGAAAACGGTCCAGCCGCCGAACGAATGGCCGACCGCGCCGAGCGCGTGCGTATTCAGCCTGCCGGTGAAGAAGCCCTCGGGGTCGTTGGCGTTCAACCGCTCCACCGTATCGGCCAGGAACGCCATGTCGCCGATGCGCGCGTCGAGGGCGAACGGGTAATGGAGGATGCTGTAGATCGCAAGCCGATCCGGCAGCGTCACGAAGATCGCGTTGCCGATGTGATCCGCGGACACGACGACGTACCCGTGGCTCGCGAGATATTCCGCGAGCGTCCAATGCGCGAAACGCAGCGACTGGTTGCCGTGCGAGAGCAGCACGACGGGGAACAGGCCGCCGGTGGAATGGATCGGCGCGTTGAAGACCGAGCGCGTATTGTCGTTGACGTTGTCGAGTTCGTCGTCGCCGGCGCCGAGAAGCCCGAGCGCCGCGAGGA from bacterium includes the following:
- a CDS encoding YaiI/YqxD family protein — translated: MTAIYIDADGCPVKDEIYRASAKYKLTVFVVSNKFMNTPLDERIRSVIVERGPDVADDWIAERAGPGDVVVTGDIPLADRCLKRGARVIDTRGREFTGDTIGGQMATRDLMDHLRMAGAITGGPPPLAKNDRSKFSSKLHETIQAALRESL